A DNA window from Pleurodeles waltl isolate 20211129_DDA chromosome 12, aPleWal1.hap1.20221129, whole genome shotgun sequence contains the following coding sequences:
- the LOC138267073 gene encoding octapeptide-repeat protein T2-like, with protein MKGEGNKGKVSRDNLCRAGLAREKQRERQREGDSEREREREAARARQPETEVARGRQPERDSEKGDSQRDSDEERQREREADRETARDRARGRSSERERERQPEREAARETGSKRERERQPEREAARERQPERGRQQERETGSKRERQPEREAAREAGSKRERETARERERQRETAR; from the exons ATGAAG GGAGAGGGGAACAAAGGCAAAGTGAGCAGAGACAATCTATGCAGGGCAGGACTGGCGAGAGAGAAGCAGCGAGAGAGACAGCGAGAGGGAGAcagcgagagggagagagagagagaggcagcgaGAGCGAGACAGCCAGAGACAGAGGTAGCGAGAGGGAgacagccagagagagacagcgaaAAGGGAGACAGCCAGAGAGACAGCGACGAAGAGAGGCagcgagagagagaggcagacagagAGACAGCGAGAGatagagccagaggaagaagcagcgagagagagagagagagacagccagAGAGAGAAGCAGCGAGAGAGACAGGCagcaagcgagagagagagagacagccagAGAGAGAGGCAGCGAGAGAGAGACAGCCAGAGAGAGGCAGGCAGCAAGAGAGAGAAACAGGCAGCAAGAGAGAGAGACAGCCAGAGAGAGAGGCAGCGAGAGAGGCAggcagcaagagagagagagagacagccagagagagagagaggcagcgaGAAACAGCAAGATAG